Proteins from a single region of Synergistaceae bacterium:
- a CDS encoding bifunctional enoyl-CoA hydratase/phosphate acetyltransferase, with translation MEQIRSLSQMIEEARKLGVTKGKKRVSVAMAEDAGLISAIEGARQAGLIEATLVGDAAKVRACIAEAGAREGDYTLIDEKNESKCGLVAVAEVSSKRADIYMKGQLHTDHFLRGMLNKEVGLRSGKVISHCYFHEIEGYDRIIFISDAAFNTYPDLKQKADILQNTVNFARALGVECPKVACLAAVEVVNPDMPCTLDAAALAQMNQRGQIKNCVVDGPLALDNAINEEAAKIKKIQSPVAGKADILLVPHIDSGNMLAKAIVYFSKNDTAGLIVGAAAPVVLTSRADSPRAKLLSIAAAVMMAHHS, from the coding sequence ATCCGTTCGCTTTCCCAGATGATTGAAGAAGCTCGAAAACTCGGTGTGACTAAAGGCAAGAAGCGCGTATCCGTGGCGATGGCGGAGGATGCGGGATTGATTTCGGCAATTGAAGGAGCGCGTCAGGCCGGGCTGATCGAGGCCACGTTGGTGGGAGACGCGGCGAAGGTCAGGGCCTGCATCGCAGAAGCGGGGGCCCGGGAGGGCGATTATACCCTCATCGACGAGAAAAATGAATCCAAGTGCGGACTTGTGGCCGTGGCGGAGGTTTCCTCCAAACGCGCGGACATCTACATGAAGGGACAGCTTCACACCGATCATTTCCTGCGTGGTATGTTGAACAAAGAGGTGGGTCTGCGTAGCGGCAAAGTCATTTCCCATTGTTATTTTCACGAAATTGAGGGCTATGACCGTATCATTTTTATCAGCGACGCCGCATTTAACACCTATCCCGATCTGAAACAAAAAGCTGACATACTTCAGAACACCGTGAATTTCGCCCGGGCTCTAGGCGTGGAATGTCCCAAAGTCGCCTGTCTCGCCGCTGTGGAGGTCGTAAATCCTGACATGCCTTGCACGCTGGACGCCGCGGCCTTAGCGCAAATGAATCAGCGAGGGCAGATCAAGAACTGCGTTGTGGATGGACCTTTGGCTCTGGACAACGCCATCAACGAGGAAGCCGCGAAAATCAAGAAGATTCAATCGCCCGTGGCGGGCAAAGCCGATATATTGCTGGTTCCTCACATCGACTCCGGCAATATGCTAGCGAAAGCTATCGTCTATTTCTCCAAAAATGACACGGCAGGGCTCATTGTCGGGGCGGCGGCCCCCGTCGTCCTCACCAGCCGCGCGGATTCCCCGCGGGCCAAATTGCTTTCTATCGCTGCCGCCGTGATGATGGCCCACCATTCATGA